The genome window TATTTTCATCTCAACACAATTTTTACGGAAAGTCTCCGCAATCATATCGACAACGTATTGATGTTCGCCGCCATTTTTCGAATCATTTAATAAGCTTTGTCCATATGCTTCGTCTTCCTCAGCTGTCTTACCACGTTTAATAGAGCCCGCAACACAAGATGAAAAGGCGCGGCCCTTTTCTACTTTTACAAGACGTTCAGGGGACGCACCAAAGAACAATAAATCTTGACGCTCTAAACCAAATAAATAGCTCTCTGGCTGTTCATGAATAATATGTGATAGTACCTGTGGTGAAGAAACTTGTTCTTTAAACTGCAATGCCAGAGACCGTGCAATAACGACTTTATCTGCCTTCTTCTGCTTAATCAATGCTGTTACTTGGTCAATCGAAGCTAAATATGGCTCCTTATATGGCTCGAAATAACTTGTTATTTCAGGCTTTGAATACGTTTTCACTTCTTTTACCTGAGCAGCATGAATTAAATGATCCCGCTCTTTACGCAATGCTTCAAATTGAGCCTCTGCCTGCTGATTTTTTGTAATAAGATGAATGCTTACAAACGCTTTGTCATCACGTATGACAAGCTGATATGTTGCTAGTGCAAAATAAGCCTCTGGAAAGCCTGTCCACTCACCATCTACATTATTTTGTGGATCAAATGTGAATCCACCAAACAAAATTGGCTGTAATTCGCTCTGCCCTTTTACACATTTTTTCGTTAAACTTTTCCATTCCGCTTCTACTGCATCGAAGCGATCATTTTTGGCGTTATTTTGAATTGTATAGGCATGTCCTAGCCCTACTAATGTCATTGTTTTTTCTCTATTTTGCCAATAAAATCGTTCACCTTTATAACACTCCTCGCCCGCTGCATAAAATGCAAGCGCCGATAAGCGACTTACTTCAATTGTTTCCATATAAAAATGAAGGCTTTGGCCCAAAGAGTCCACTTCTACCTCTGTGGCTTGGTACCACTTCTGTTGCATGAAAATTACCTCCGTTGTTGCAATGTACATAATGAATGACGCACGGTATGTTTTGTACTCGCTCTACACTTTCAGTCATAAACATCAACTGCTTTGGCTTTTCTTTGGATCCTCACCAAAACGTGTGGTTGATTTCCGTTCCGACTGGGCGCTTTGTTGTTGCTGCCGCTTCGCTTTCGCACAGATAAAACATTGTTGCTGTCGCTTCGCTTTCGCACAGATAAAACATTGTTGCTGTCGCTACGCTTTCGCACAGACAAAACAATTGCTGTCGCTTCGCTTTCGCAAAGCTTCCTGGGGGCGTCCGATGAGCCGCTTGGGCCAACACGATGTTGGTCACGAAGGCGTTATCACAGGACGTGATGGTTTTAGCCTTCGTTCCTCTATCGCTAATCCCCAAGGAGTCGCCCAGCCTCCACTCCAATCAACTTATTTACATAGTAGACGTTTTAACAAATGTCATCCAAATTTTTGGTGATGAACCTTTTCTTTAGAACAAATTGACCAAAACTTTGCATAATGACATGAGCATTTGTACTTTTTCACATCATATTTTTTTCTTAAAATAGCCGTCATTTTTATTTGCTAGTCTATTCTTCGTACTGTTGCTTTTATCTTAATTATTGTTTTCAGTTCATAAATGCATGTTCTATTGTATCATTTTTTTTAACTTCTTTCAGCAAATGTCCTTTGTACCGAAAGCGTAGCGACAGGTACAGAAGTCTCCCTCCTCAATAGGTGGTGAGTTGAATGCGGATTTAAGCTACTTTTCAGCGGGTGTCCAAACAGCCGCTGAAAGAAGTTAAAAGCTCCAGCGGATGTCACGGAATCGGAAAGGAGTTCTTTGTGCAAGCACAAAGCCGATTCCGGACGCAATTATGCCAAGGCATAATTGATATGAACTGTATGTAATAAGCTGTGAACCTACCCAATTTCTCATTCTTCGTATAAAATAAGAAGAGTCAACAACATTTGAAGGAGAGAAAGACCTTATGACCAAAGTCATTGAAGCTGATAGGGGTTTTAAAGTTTGGTGGCATTTAACACGCCCACATACTTTAACCGCTTCATTCGTTCCGGTATTTTTAGGAACATCAATTGCTCTAGCAATTGAAAAACAAACAATAGATTTTGGACTATTTTTTGCTATGCTTATTGCAAGTATGCTTATACAAGCAGCAACAAATATGTTCAATGAATATTACGATTACAAACTAGGATTAGACAATGAACATTCTGTCGGTATCGGCGGAACGATTGTGCGTCACGGTGTTCAACCAAAAACAATTATGATGATCGCCTTAAGCTTCTATGCAATCGCTATGCTGCTTGGCATTTACATATGTGCCTCAACCTCTTGGTGGCTTGCTGCTGTCGGGCTAGTTTGTATGCTTATTGGTTTTTTATATACTGGAGGACCTTACCCAATAGCCTATTCACCATTCGGAGAACTTGTATCTGGCGCTGTTATGGGAATGGGTATTGTCTTAATCGCCTTTTATATTCAAACGCTTACAGTGACATTTGATGCTGTTTTGCTTTCAGTGCCAAGTATGATTTTAGTCGGTGCCATCATGCTGTCTAATAATATCCGTGATATTGTTGGCGATACAGAGGGTGGTCGAAAAACACTTGCTATTTTAGTAGGTCGAGATAATGCCATTTCTGTGCTATCTGGTTTTTTCATCGTTTCGTATTTATGGGTAATCGCTCTTGTAGCAATTGATGGTATTACCTTTTGGGCTCTAATCATTTTCTTATGTGTTCCAAAGCCACTTCGTGCGATTCAAATTTTCCGCGATAAAAAAGAAGCCAAAGAAGTTATGCCTGCGATGAAATTTACAGCGCAAACAAATACATTCTTCGGCTTCCTCCTAGGAATAGGATTATTAATTCAATATTTCTTTTATTGAGTTACATCTTAAAGATGCAGCAGCCTTAACAGTTTGCTGCATTTTTTACATAACGTCGAAAATTATTACTTGCAATACCACGAACTTCTTCGATTGAGAAATGTTCACATAACGCCTCTAACAAATTTTGTGCCTCTCCTGCGTGTGCTAATCCTTTTACAGTAGCATCTATTCCGTCAAAGTCTGAACCTAATCCAAGGTGCTCAACCCCTACTACATTTCCTAGATGCTTCACATGCGCTACTAGATCATCCATCGTAGCATTGTCATGGATAAAAGGCGGGTAGTAAACGACATGAATATGCCCTCCATGCTCGACAAGTGCTTTTGCCTGAGCGTCCGTTAAATTTCTTGGATGATCACAAATTGCACGTGCATTACTATGGCTCGCAATTATATGCTTCGCTAGTGGCAAGACATCCCAGAAGCTCTGTTCATTTAAATGTGAAACATCGATAATAATATCTCTCTCATTTAGCAAGTTTACAACCTCTTCACCAAATGATTTTAAGCCAAGACTTGGATCCTGTTCAGCACCATGAGCTACAGCGTTTTCTTCATTCCATGTTAGTCCAACAAGCTTCACTCCTGCATCTAATATTGATGAAAGCTTAGCTAAATCATCACCGATTGGACCACAGCCCTCTAAGCTTAGAATGGCGCCAATTTCATGCGGGGCTAAAGTATCTAATTGCGACCAATCAGTAATATGCACCATGCCCTCAGTTTGTAATACATGTGTATGAAAGGCTTCAATTTGGCGCACTGCCTCTAAAAATTGCATACTTTGCGGAATTTTAGGATTAATAAAAATAGCAAATACTTGTGCCTTCACTTGCCCTAATTGTAATCTCCCTCGATTGGCTTGCAACCGTACATCATCTTCAAATTTTGCTGCTTCTAAAGTTGTTAATTTCAATAGAGCATCACAGTGTAAATCAATTATGTCCATATTCTCACCCCATACAGCTATTATACTGCCTGTGAGTGAAAATGCTTACCAACTTTTATCTTGAGGTGTATCAGAAGAGCCAAATTCCTCAAGTTCTATGAAATCATCCGATTTTGGCGTAGCAGACAAAATATCTTCTTCCACTGGTCTTAAATTGTCTTCTTTTTTCTCCGCATGCTCAACACATGTTAATGCTTCTGGCTTAGCTTCTAAGCGACCAATAGGAATCTCTTCCCCACATACAGCGCATTTACCATACGTACCGTCCTCCATCGCTTGTAGTGCAGCCTTTATTTCCTCAGCATGGTCACCGCGGTGCTCATCAATCACCATTTCGGTTAACTTATCCGTTAAGTCACTCGCATTGTCAGCAGGGTGATTATCATAATTAGACAGTTCTGTCGCTTGAGGCAACTCTGTTTCTTCAATTTGTTGTTCTATTTCCTGTAGCTCCTGCTCTAATTGCTTTTTTAATTTTTCCATTACTTGTGGGTTCAAAAAAATCTCCTCCTCATGCCTTCATTTTTTCCTAAATTAATATTTCTAAAACATGAAAGCATGAAGATGGATCACTTATTTTTTTGTATAATTTACGCCAAAGCGAAATTCATTATGGCATCATGTAAAAATTGTGCTGCTCCCTCAGAAACACGCTCATCGTAATAAGCTGTAAAGCGTTCGTCTGCTATATACATCTGTGCTATACCTGCATGCGCCTCCTTGGAATATTGTGACCATGAAAAGCTTAGCCAACGCTTATGAAGCTCCGCTACCTCCATAGCCACATCATTTTTTGTATTACCGATTGCCATCGCTTCTTTTAAACGATTAAATAATTGCTGTTCTAGCTGCTGCATTGCCTCATACTGTTCTTCTGTCATATTCATTAACTTAGCATTCGATGCTTCAACTGTTTTGTTACCATATTCCGCACGAATTTCTTGACCATATTGCTTTTCATTTTCCTCGATTAGTTTCTCTTTAAATCCATTAAATTTCTCTTCATTTGTCATTGGTTGTTCCTCCTCAATAGATTGAATTGTTTTTTCCACTGTTTGTACTATTTTTTCAAGCTGCTCCTTGCGCTTCAATAAAGCGGCATGATGCGTTTTTAGTGCCTCTTTATGTTGGAAATCCGGAGCTTGAATAATTTCCTGAATCGTTGCTAACTTCATATCTAATGCTCTATAAAATAAAATTTGCTGGAGCATATCAACCTCAAATTGTCCATAAAATCGATAGCCTGCTTCATTGGTTCTTGCCGGCTTCAGTAATCCAATTTCATCGTAATAACGCAGTGTTCTTGTGCTAACCCCAGACAATTGAGCGAGTCCTTGAATTGTATATTCCATACTTTTTCACCTCCACTAATGCTACTGTAAATCTTTACGCAACGTTAAAGTCAACAAAAAAATCAATTAAAATTTGGCTCCTCACCATAACGAGGGGTTAATTTCCGTTGCGACTAGGGGGCATGTGAATGAAAAAAGCAAACTAGAACATTTCATTGTCACTAGTTTGCTATTTCTTCAATTAAATTTTTGCATACTTGCCATGCCACACAATATTTCTGTAGTTCTCTACATCTGTGTCACCTTCCGTGTTAATAAACAATACTCGAGAATTTTCATCTAATTGTAATGTATCCTTCAGTTCTGTATATTGCTCATTCGTCATCAATTCATAAAAACATCCGACTGGGGCAGCTCCCGATTCTCCAGCAATAATTCGGGCATCTGTTGCTAGTGGATTCCCAAGAATGCGCATACCTGTTGCAGCAACTTCCTCATCACAGCAAATACTCACCTTTGTATAAGTCTTTAATAGATCCCAAGCAAGTGGATTCGGCTCACCACAAGCAAGACCTGCCATAATTGTTTGCATCTCTCCACCAACCGTTACAAACTGCTCAGCTCCCGCCTTAAAACTTTCATAATAGCAATTCGCTACAAAAGGCTCAACTAAGACAAATGTAATCTTTTGTTCATAATATTGTTGTAAGAAAGCTACAACTGCACCTGCAAAAGATCCAACCCCAGCTTGTAAAAATACATGGGTAGGTGCTTTTTCCAACTGCAGAGCGGCTTCTTTTACTAGTGTTGTATAGCCCTGCATAATCCACACTGGAATTTCCTCATAGCCTTCCCACATCGTATCCTGAATAACAACCCAGTCATTTTCTTTTGCTAGTTGTGAAGTATAACGAACTGTATCATCATAATTCATTGTCGTTATTTCAGCATATGCACCCTCATTTTTAATATTTTGCAGGCGCTCTTCTGCACTACCAGCAGGCATATAAATGCGAGCTTTCAAACCAAGCTCTCTAGCAGCCCAAGCCACTCCACGACCATGATTGCCATCTGTCGTTGAAATAAACGTTAAGTCCCCTAGCAGCTCCCTTACTTCTAATGATTTAAGCTGCTCAAACGATAGCTCATCTATATTCCTACCTAACTTTTTGGCGGCGTACTGCCCAATTGCATAAACACCACCTAATACTTTGAATGCATTCAAGTTAAATCGATAAGATTCATCTTTTACAAAAATACTTTGTACTCCAACTAACGAAGCAAAAGCATCTAAGCTCCGTAAAGGTGTGCTTTCAAATTTCTCATATGTACGCTGAAATCTACCAACACGATTTACTTGTTCCAGTGAAAAATTACGTAGAAAAGGCACTACTTGTTCTACGTTCTTCTGTATCAAATATTGTTGGTTGTTAGCCCATATTAATTTTCCCATCCATATCCCCCCAGTTTTTGCTCTATCATCATCTTAGCTTATAGAACCACAAAACAAAATACCATCCATGCCGATATTACATAAATTAGGCTCATCACCAAAAGTTGTGGATGACATTTGTTAAAACGTATGACATTTAAATGTTTTCTGTAGCGAAAGCAAAGCGACAGCTACAATTACGCCAAGGCGAAATTGATATAAGTTGATTGGAGTGGAGGCTGAGTGACTCCTTGAGGATTAGCGTCACAGATGAGACCCTGGAGCGAGTAAAGCGGCTCATCGGACACCCCTAGGAAATCAACCACACGTTATGGTGATGATCCATAAATTAGTAAAAAAAGAAAAACCCGAAACTTATTGATGAGGCTTGTCGTATATCTACTATTATATTTATTTGGAGGTATATAATGGATAGCCCATATAAGATAGCTATAATTGGAGGAACAGGGAAAGTAGGAAGACATATCGCAGCTCATGCAATACAGAAAGGTTATCATGTTCGGATGCTTGTTAGAAATCCGGAAAAGTTACTATATAAAGATGAAAAAATTGAGATAGTGCAAGGGCAAGTACAAGATATCAATAGCATCCAAGAACTTCTTAAAGATTGTAAAGTTGTTATCAATACATTTGGTCAACCAACTAAAGAGGAACCTATGTATAGCAAAGTTACTCATAATATTTTTAATGTGATGAAAGATTTAAACATTAGTCGTTATATCGGTGTTTCGGGTGGTTCTCTTACGATTAATGAGGACAAAAAAAGCATTATGAATCGTTTTGGAGCAAAGTTGTTTGATGTTTTCTTTTCCAAAATGATGCAGGATAAAAAATTGGAATGGGAATTTTTATTAAATAGTAAACATATCAAATGGACATTAATTAGATTGCCGTTTGTAAAAGATAACTTAACATCCAATCATATAAAGGAAAACCTCACTGATATGCCTGGTACAAAAATTACTAATCAAGATATAGCCACTTTTATCATTGATCATATAGATCATACACAGTACGTGCACAAAGCACCGTTTATCTCCCATTAATTTAATAGCAATAAAATGACATATGAAAATAGCATGCTGAGATTATATCTTGCATGCTATTCTTTATAATGTGATTTTTATTTTAAATCAAATATTATGTCTGATGAAATTCTGTTTAACCTCTTTAATTCATCTTTGTACTGTAATTATTTGGGAAGTGAAATCTAACTTATTCCCACTGAAATCCATAATAGTATTATAAGGCGAAGCTTGAATCGTAACAGTTCTACCGTTTTCAATAATCAACGCTCTATTATTGCCTTGTGGATAGTAGGCACTTGCTGCTACCGATGAGCCCTTCAGAATAACATCAAAATCCATACTATTAACGTTTATTACTCACTGAAAACAAGCTCTATTGTAGGTTGATCTTTTACGATATGAATATCACTTTGAGATGGTTTTTTATCTCTGATCGCTCAGCGAAATAGTAGGACGGGCTATTCGCATCCTACATGAAAGACTACCAAAAGGTGCTATCTTACTGCAACACGAATCGTGGAAAGGAATTTAGCTGTTTTCAAGTGTTAGAGGAAGAATTGATTGATTTCTATATTGTAGCTGCCTATTCTTCTCGGCAGCTTGGAAGTAATGAGAGTGGGAATAACTTACTTCGTGCGCTCATAGAAAAACTATTTTGATAAGATATTAGAGGAAGTATTAAAAGCTGAAATAAGTTAAACTAATTTACCAAAGTATCAAAAAAGTGCAGTAGATGTAAATTACATCTACTGCACTTCAGTATGACCCGTACGGGATTCGAACCCGTGTTACCGCCGTGAAAGGGCGGTGTCTTAACCACTTGACCAACGGGCCAATGGCGGAGAAGGAGGGATTTGAACCCTCGCGCCGGTTACCCGACCTACACCCTTAGCAGGGGCGCCTCTTCAGCCTCTTGAGTACTTCCCCACAAAAAAAATGGCTCCGAAGGCAGGACTCGAACCTGCGACAACCTGATTAACAGTCAGGTGCTACTACCAACTGAGCTACTTCGGAATAATGGTGGGCCTAAATGGACTCGAACCATCGACCTCACGCTTATCAGGCGTGCGCTCTAACCAGCTGAGCTATAGGCCCTTAGATTGGAGCGGGTGATGAGAATCGAACTCACGACATCAGCTTGGAAGGCTGAGGTTTTACCATTAAACTACACCCGCATATGGTGGGTCAGGACGGAATCGAACCGCCGACACTTAGAGCTTCAATCTAATGCTCTACCAACTGAGCTACTGACCCATATTTGAAAAAATGGCGGTCCCGACCGGGATCGAACCGGCGATCTCCTGCGTGACAGGCAGGCATGTTAACCGCTACACCACGGGACCATTTGGTTGCGGGGGCCGGATTTGAACCAACGACCTTCGGGTTATGAGCCCGACGAGCTACCACTGCTCCACCCCGCGTTAATAAAATATTCTTTTCGAGTTTTTCTAGCGCCATTTATAAAATAAACTGGAGGAGGTAGAGGGATTCGAACCCCCGCGCGGTGTTACCCGCCTGTCGGTTTTCAAGACCGATCCCTTCAGCCAGACTTGGGTATACCTCCGTAACAATATATAAATGGTGGACCTTGCAGGACTCGAACCTGCGACCGGACGGTTATGAGCCGTCTGCTCTAACCAACTGAGCTAAAGGTCCTTTAAGATGGCGGCAGAGGGGATCGAACCCCCGACCTTACGGGTATGAACCGTACGCTCTAGCCAGCTGAGCTACGCCGCCAGGATCTTTATACTGGTTATCTTTTATGGTGGAGCCTAGCGGGATCGAACCGCTGACCTCCTGCGTGCAAGGCAGGCGCTCTCCCAGCTGAGCTAAGGCCCCATAAAATGGTCGGAATGACAGGATTCGAACCTACGACCCCTTGGTCCCAAACCAAGTGCTCTACCAAGCTGAGCTACATTCCGATAAATATTAATTTGGCGCGCCCGACAGGAGTCGAACCCATAACCTTCTGATCCGTAGTCAGACGCTCTATCCAATTGAGCTACGGGCGCTAATTATTAAAAGAAAAATGGTGCCGAGGGCCGGAATCGAACCGGCACGGTAGTCACCTACCGCAGGATTTTAAGTCCTGTGCGTCTGCCAGTTCCGCCACCCCGGCACATTTGGAGCGGAAGACGAGGTTCGAACTCGCGACCCCCACCTTGGCAAGGTGGTGTTCTACCACTGAACTACTTCCGCATGTGCATAAGATTTATTTATCCTGGCAATTATGAAATTCTTAAAAAATGGTGCGGGTGAAGGGAGTCGAACCCCCACGCCTTGCGGCGCTAGATCCTAAGTCTAGTGCGTCTGCCAATTCCGCCACACCCGCATATAATTGTTGGCAATATAAATGGTGAGCCATGAAGGACTCGAACCTTCGACCCTCTGATTAAAAGTCAGATGCTCTACCAACTGAGCTAATGGCTCAAAACTATGGTGCCGGCGATAGGAGTCGAACCCACGACCTACTGATTACAAGTCAGTTGCTCTACCAACTGAGCTACACCGGCATATGGTGGAGGATGACGGGCTCGAACCGCCGACCCTCTGCTTGTAAGGCAGATGCTCTCCCAGCTGAGCTAATCCTCCTGGGTATTATGCCTAGCGATGTCCTACTCTCACAGGGGGAATCCCCCAACTACCATCGGCGCTAAAGAGCTTAACTTCCGTGTTCGGTATGGGAACGGGTGTGACCTCTTTGCCATCATCACTAGACTATTAACGGCTTTCAATATACATCGTATCTTGAAACCCTTATGTATTTCGTTTTGAAGTTGATTACCTGTCCTTCAAGACAAGAATTATTGTATAACGTTTTCTCAAATTGTGCAATACTTTTTTATAAAAAAAAAGAAATTATTACTTTTTGAAGATATTTTTGTTACGTAAGAGAAATTATCACTCTGCTACTCATTATAACAATTGTTTAATCAAAAGAAAACAATTAATTTATAATGTCAAAACTAAATAAAAAATAAGCTATAATTTATTGCCTTATATTCTATTAATATATTTAATCATAGATTTTTTCTCTTCTTCATCTATTTTATTCAGGTGAAAGATCATTTGCCTTCTTTCACCTGAATAAATTTAACTTCTTTCAGCAAGTGTTCTGGTAGCGACAGCAACACACGACTGAGTGACCTACATCATGCTGTTGCTGTCGCTTCGCTTTCGCACAAAAAACATCTGTTGCTGCCGCTGCGTTAGCACTACGCTTTCGCACAAAAAACATCTGTTGGCCTAAAGCCTCCGGCGGATAGCAGACAGTTCCTTTTGTAATCTGTCTATTTCTTCAAATGTTGTTACTGGACCAAAAGAAATTCTAAAAAATTGGCGAGCTGCTTCCATAGAATAGCCCATTGATAAAATCGCCTTCGTACCAGATTCACTATGAATATCACAGGCACTTCCTGTGGAAATACATATCCCTGCTTCATTTAACTTTAACAAAACGTACTGGCCCTCGATTTTCTCCATCAAAATACCGCAAATATTAGGCAATTGATCCTTACATTCCATGATCCGGCACGTTTCTGGTAAATTTCGCTTCAAATATTCGCGTACTGCTTCAAAATGCTGCCGCTCATAATGATATTCTTCAATCGCTGTTGCAAAGGCGACAATTGCTGGAGTATCTAATGTTCCTCCCCTTAACCCACGCTCATGTGTCACACCTGGTGCTAATGCAGGGACACGGAGCTTTGGATTAATATAGATAGCTCCACACCCTTTTGGCCCACCTATTTTATGAGCTGAAACAGTCATAGCATCCACTTGCTGTTTTAATGGAAGCTTACAAAAAGACTGAACACAATCGACATGCAAGAGGACATTTGATTGTTTTGCAATCTCTGCAATTTTTTCTATAGGTTGAATAGAGCCTATCTCTGAATTTACATGTTGGATAGTGATTAAAGCCGTATCTTCTCGTATTGCTTCTCGTAATTGCTCCACATGAATACAACCATCTTGTTGTAAAGGTAACTTCGTGACTTCAAAGCCCATTTTTTTAAGTGTATTTAATGCTGCATGTACGGATGTGTGTTCAGCTTGTGATGAAATAATGTGCTTCCCTTTATTTGACGCTAAAGCTAATGACAAAATCGCAATTAGATTGCCCTCAGTTCCGCTTCCAGTAAAGATTACACCATCACTGTTTACTCCAAGAGATCTTGCTACAACAGCTCTTGCCTGTTCAACAAAATAATGCGCTTGCCCTCCTAAATCATGTAAGCTTGCACTATTTCCATAATACCGTTCTGCTACCTCACAATATGCTTTAAGAGCTTTTGGAGTCATTGGAGAGGTTGCAGCGTAATCTAGATAAATCATCTTATTCTCCTTTCTAGTTCATCAGGTCTTGTTTTCTTTTTTATTTTATGTAAAGATATGTGTCAAGACAACTGTAAAGAAGGTATAGGTATGGATGTAATGACAGATGTACTTATTATTGGTAGTGGCATCGCTGCACTTCAAGCTGCTCGGCTGCTAGGAGAACATTTTCAAGTACAGATTGTTACAAAGTCATCTGTAAAAATGAGTAGTTCTTATCGTGCTCAAGGCGGGATTGCTGCTGTTACGAGTCAAGAAGATCATCCAAAATTTCACATTGCCGATACATTGACTGCTGGTGAATTTCATCATGAAAGAAGGAATGTTGAAGTACTTATAAAAAACGGCACAGATATTATGCGTGATTTTTTAAAAGAAGGCATCCCAATTGATCGACAAGCTGATGGGTCGCCAGCTCTAGGCTTAGAGGGGGCGCATAGTCATCACCGTATTTTACATGCAGGTGGTGATCGTACTGGTCAAGTAATGATAGATTATTTGCTCGATCAACTTACATCTACTATCGTTGTGAATTACTACGAAATGGCTTACGAGCTTTTATTAAATACAAATGGGGATTGTGTTGGCGTTCTGACAAAAGGAGCAAAGGGAACGAAGCGCTATCTTGCCCACCACATCATTCTCGCAACAGGAGGTGCAGGCGCTCTTTATTCTTGTACGTCCAATTTTGCTACAAATACTGGCGATGGTATCGCTTTGGCCTATCGTGCGGGAGCTGCCATCAGTGATATGGAATTTATGCAATTTCATCCAAGCTTACTTTGGTGTAAAGGCGAGGCTAAAGGTTTAGTCTCTGAGGCTGTGCGTGGCGCCGGAGGAATATTTGTTGATGCACACCGTCATCCCATAATGAAAGGCATACATGAACAGCTGGACCTAGCACCACGCCATGTTACTGCACATGCGTTATTTGATAAACGTGCTGCTGGGCAAGAAACATTTATTGATATTTCAAATATTGAGCACTTTGAAGAAAAATTCCCTACGATTGCTCAGCTTTGCTATGACAATAACGTTAATTTACAAAATGGCTTAATTCCTGTGGCACCTGGTAGCCATTTCTTAATGGGTGGTGTTGTTGCTGATGACAAAGGAAGAACATCTATCTCTAATCTATATGCAATTGGAGAAGTTGCTTGTACTGGGGTGCATGGTGCCAATCGTTTAGCTAGTAACTCTCTTTTAGAAGGCATTACGTTTGGGCAAAGAATGGCCCAATACATTATTCAAACGGGTTGCAAGCAAGAAAATTTCTTGATTGATGACAAACATCACCAACAATCAATGCCGTCATTATTTACAAAAGATCAATTACAACAAACAATGATGCACACATTAGGCATTGTACGAAATCCTATCGATATGCAACAATTCGTACAACAATTGCCGTCATTGCAAATACTTCTTCATGCTGATTTAGATGGGTTGAATCGACAAGAACTTGAACTTTACATGATGCATACTGTCGCAACATTAATGGTACACGCAGCCATTACACGAACAGAAACTCGCGGAGCTCATATTCGCACTGATAAACCACAAAATGATAGACGGTGGGTAAACCGCTGGATCATTTTTCGACAAGGACAGATGAAAGTGAGGAATTCATTGTATGAATATCATCAAACTCGAGGAAATGCTCAAGCAATTTTTCAATGAAGATATAGGAGATGGGGACTTATCGAGTGAATTTATATTTTCTGCCGAACAGCAGGGATCTTTTTCGTTTTATGCGAAAGAAAGTGGCATTTTTTGTGGAGCCCTCATCATTGAGCATGGATTTCTTCTACTTGATCGATCAATGGAAATTATACTTTGTAAAAAAGATGGTGATGAAGTAAATACCGGTGATGTTCTCGCTGTTATTCAAGGTCCTCTTCAAAAGTTATTAATTGGTGAGC of Lysinibacillus agricola contains these proteins:
- a CDS encoding NAD(P)H-binding protein; the encoded protein is MDSPYKIAIIGGTGKVGRHIAAHAIQKGYHVRMLVRNPEKLLYKDEKIEIVQGQVQDINSIQELLKDCKVVINTFGQPTKEEPMYSKVTHNIFNVMKDLNISRYIGVSGGSLTINEDKKSIMNRFGAKLFDVFFSKMMQDKKLEWEFLLNSKHIKWTLIRLPFVKDNLTSNHIKENLTDMPGTKITNQDIATFIIDHIDHTQYVHKAPFISH
- a CDS encoding cysteine desulfurase family protein, producing MIYLDYAATSPMTPKALKAYCEVAERYYGNSASLHDLGGQAHYFVEQARAVVARSLGVNSDGVIFTGSGTEGNLIAILSLALASNKGKHIISSQAEHTSVHAALNTLKKMGFEVTKLPLQQDGCIHVEQLREAIREDTALITIQHVNSEIGSIQPIEKIAEIAKQSNVLLHVDCVQSFCKLPLKQQVDAMTVSAHKIGGPKGCGAIYINPKLRVPALAPGVTHERGLRGGTLDTPAIVAFATAIEEYHYERQHFEAVREYLKRNLPETCRIMECKDQLPNICGILMEKIEGQYVLLKLNEAGICISTGSACDIHSESGTKAILSMGYSMEAARQFFRISFGPVTTFEEIDRLQKELSAIRRRL
- the nadB gene encoding L-aspartate oxidase, yielding MDVMTDVLIIGSGIAALQAARLLGEHFQVQIVTKSSVKMSSSYRAQGGIAAVTSQEDHPKFHIADTLTAGEFHHERRNVEVLIKNGTDIMRDFLKEGIPIDRQADGSPALGLEGAHSHHRILHAGGDRTGQVMIDYLLDQLTSTIVVNYYEMAYELLLNTNGDCVGVLTKGAKGTKRYLAHHIILATGGAGALYSCTSNFATNTGDGIALAYRAGAAISDMEFMQFHPSLLWCKGEAKGLVSEAVRGAGGIFVDAHRHPIMKGIHEQLDLAPRHVTAHALFDKRAAGQETFIDISNIEHFEEKFPTIAQLCYDNNVNLQNGLIPVAPGSHFLMGGVVADDKGRTSISNLYAIGEVACTGVHGANRLASNSLLEGITFGQRMAQYIIQTGCKQENFLIDDKHHQQSMPSLFTKDQLQQTMMHTLGIVRNPIDMQQFVQQLPSLQILLHADLDGLNRQELELYMMHTVATLMVHAAITRTETRGAHIRTDKPQNDRRWVNRWIIFRQGQMKVRNSLYEYHQTRGNAQAIFQ